The following nucleotide sequence is from Mangifera indica cultivar Alphonso chromosome 1, CATAS_Mindica_2.1, whole genome shotgun sequence.
tatatatatatatatatatatatatataacattttcttttagagtttacattttttcctcttttctttgCTATACAATATTATGAGAGAAGagccaaaaaaaagaaaattaaaaaaaaaaaacccttctCATCAGTACTGATGGGGGGTTAAGAGGTTGTCTATAGGTTATGAAAACCACAGGGGTATGTAGATTATTTGTGCCATTAGAAAGCCAAAATTGAGCTTGTTTccttaagaattaaattttacagATAAATTACGAAGACCCACATGAATATTGTACGCATGTTGTTAGTTTCTccaatattattattcttacgATTTGTCCATAGCAAGAAATTAGGACTTCAAAAAAAAGGAAGGGGAAATTTATGAATTGTGATTAACAAATAACGTTGGCGCGTGAACGTTGGAttccttttttaatttgctGCTTTGCAAGACTGTACTACGACGCCACCTCACGCCACAGTCGACACTCGACACCATCTGATCCTCACACTGCTACCCCTCGCTTTAACAGTGCagtaaaaaacaaagaaatgagaaaaaaaatataaaaagaagaaaaaccgTTTACCGGTTATAGCAGGTGAAAATATggttagagaaagaaaaaggtttttATTTAAGGAGAAGAAAGTTTATCAATATTCAAAACCCATTGAAGCTAAACGCAACTGCTTTTGCAGAGAGTGGGAAAATTGACGTCCACACTCTCTCACTCTTCTTATCTTCTCACTAAACTTAACTCTTAATCTCTCTGATTATTTCTtaacttcataaaaaaaaaaaaaagcttttgaACCAGAATAATAATGGAGTTTGAAGATCAAGAAGAGCAAGATGAAGAGATGGGTATGCAAACGAGTTTTGACTCACATGGTCACTCATCTCGTGTCAAAATGTTGAGTTCTGAACCCGTATCAGAGGCACATCTTCCGAGGAAGCCCAGATATAGAGAGTGTCTGAAAAATCATGCGGTCGGGATGGGTGGACACGCGGTGGATGGTTGCGGTGAGTTCATTGCTGCAGGCGAAGAAGGCACCCTTGATGCACTTAAATGTGCAGCCTGTAATTGCCACCGTAATTTTCACCGCAAAGAGAACACCGAGAGCTCAACCATAGTCGGACCTCTAGGTACCGGTGAAGTTTATTTTCACCATCCACACGGCCACCTTCATAACCCAAGTCAGGTTCCTCAATTCTCGCCGTATTACCGGAGCCCAGCCGGGTACCTGCACTTAGCCGCAGCAGGGCACCATAGGCCACTGGCGTTGCCGTCGACATCGGGCGGAGGAGGGACTCATAGCCGAGAGGATCAAGAGGACATGTCAAATCTTGGAGGAGTTTCACGGAAAAGGTATAGGACGAAGTTTACGCAGGAACAGAAGGATAAAATGCTGGAGTTGGCGGAGAAGCTGGGGTGGAGGATTCAAAAGCACGATGAAGAAATAGTGCAGCAGTTCTGTGAGGAGACTGGGGTGAAGCGGCATGTGCTTAAGGTGTGGATGCACAACAACAAGCACACTCTGGGTAAGAAACCCTAGACATCCAACATAAATCAATCTCAATCTcaatatatttactttaaaatacACTTGATGATGATTAAGGATTTAAGCAAAAGTCATTGTATTTCTCTAGCTTTGGACTCAAAAGAGGGGAACCATCACTTGGAGACGGGGATATTGTGATGCTGACTTGCTGAAGATTAGTTCTGCTATGCTACTACCACCACTACTCTACTCCGTAGCTAAGGATTTTAGTACTATTAGTTtctagggtttttatttttgtttcttctagTGATTTAACATTTTGGTTGGATTTGTTTGGATTAGAGTAGATTAATGTAGATGAAAGATCTTTATTAAGTGCCTTTCAATTTCATATCAGTGGATTTGAAACCTTTTCGATTCATTATTTTCAGTGGATATGTGCTTTGTTGTTAGCAATAATGGTGAGGAACCAGGTAGTCTATATACATGGTAAGTTAAGCTTTTAAGGTTTTTATAATTGTACCAGACTAGCTATCAGTGGTTAGAGCCAAAGAGAAGACAGAATTCTTGAAGCTTGTAATTAAGGTCTCTCTGGTTCATCTTTGGATTTGACCTTTCATTTGTAAGTTTGCGTCATCACATTTTCAGCCCTCAACGTGTGCCCAAGAGCTACATTTCCATTTCCTATTTATGTCTTCATCTCTTTCAACGTGTATCTCTCTTAGTATACTTATCTTCTGTGTGTCACTTATTCTAACAACTCACCTCTGGATATGTGTGCTTGAGTAGAGAGAGAAATTTCATATGTGTTCGAGACATAAAGATTGTCTTCAATGGCTTCCTGCACTACTTTTACTGCTTTTTGAACTcacattcttcttcttcttcgtcctCCACAAAATGTGGGTTCTTTTGGGCTTTTTGCTCTGGGATTCCCAAATGACACTATATCTTTTGCCTCCTTACATTTCTTCTTCTACTACTTGTGTTcattaattctttttcttttatgggTACACATGAAACTTTAATGCTTAACTGAACTAAGCTTCATCATGGGGCCTCCTTCTCTGATGCCAAGTCTTTGCTCTTTTCTGGTGGTTTTgcattcacttttttttttttttttttttgcagacttgagttcaatttctttttcaaaacatCTTACTCTTTACAGATTAATCAATTTCATCACAGTAcacatcttttaaaattaatatatttgtgtaGTAGTTTTCAACTTTCCGTTTGATTAATCATATAAAGGACCTCCTATATATGTTGAAGAAAATAGTATCCAAATGTTGGATCATTGATTTGTCATCTGTGAAAggaaagaattttatttttaggaaaagtttataatattttctaatgaCTAATTTCTGTTTGGTTcttgagaaataaaaaatgagcaAACAGTGGAATTGGCTCCATGCAAAATCAAATCCAGATGTTTGGTACTGTTAAGTCGATATTTGAGAAAGTCGATAGATCCGAAGCTGCCTCTTAGATtaaaatttctctctttcctttattttagttgtttctAAGGGAACATGTGGGCTctcaaccaaacaaaaaaaaaaaaaaccgggGGGAGGCGGGGCACACGACTTTTGTCTGAAACCCTCTTCAACAATTTCCATCACTTGAAGATTCAGCTATTTTAAGTGAAAACTGTTTTTTTGCAGGgagaaaaatttatttgaacatGTAAGGATTTGAAGTCTTGTTCTCATACTTGAAATTTCAAGCCTTTAAGATTATAAAATTGATGTTTCTTGTTTACTAGAAAGACATTAGTTTAGTTGGTGAGTTTGCTTGTTGTAGTATCCAAACTGgcttacaaaaaaataattgcagACATGGAGACCCCTTGCTTGATTCAGGAAATTAACCACAACACATGATGATCAGTTAAAGCTGGACACTACTGAAATTGTGGTCCTTTGAGAATCTTGGTTAAAGGTTTTCTGCATCATCAGATAGTGATTGATCATCCTCACTTCTTACCTACCTGAGAAgttattttctctttgtttttataCTTACTTTAGCCATTCACACTTGTTCTCAAGTGCTACGAATTTCACCTCAGATAAGGCAATCTGTTGAGGTTAAAACTACTAAgctattattttcttcttcttttttattgatttgtaaATTTAACTGCCATCTTTGCTGTTGTGCCCCCACTTAAGTCTTTTCTATTAATAGTAACTAAATTTCCATAGATTAAAACCTTTTTTAACTG
It contains:
- the LOC123213383 gene encoding zinc-finger homeodomain protein 1-like; the encoded protein is MEFEDQEEQDEEMGMQTSFDSHGHSSRVKMLSSEPVSEAHLPRKPRYRECLKNHAVGMGGHAVDGCGEFIAAGEEGTLDALKCAACNCHRNFHRKENTESSTIVGPLGTGEVYFHHPHGHLHNPSQVPQFSPYYRSPAGYLHLAAAGHHRPLALPSTSGGGGTHSREDQEDMSNLGGVSRKRYRTKFTQEQKDKMLELAEKLGWRIQKHDEEIVQQFCEETGVKRHVLKVWMHNNKHTLALDSKEGNHHLETGIL